From the genome of Vicia villosa cultivar HV-30 ecotype Madison, WI linkage group LG2, Vvil1.0, whole genome shotgun sequence, one region includes:
- the LOC131648311 gene encoding probable WRKY transcription factor 40 gives MDYAPWINTSLDLNINPQRPHQEAHKNGMENNFFSLGLRISSPKEESSDVLVEELKRVSAENKKLTGMLTEMCENYNTLRNNMMEYMKKNPETKEVITSSKKRKSDEISTSNNNLIGVNGNNSESSSSDEDQSCKKPRELETCIKAKVSRVYFKTEPSDSSLIVKDGYQWRKYGQKVTRDNPSPRAYFKCSFAPSCIVKKKVQRSVDDPSVTVATYEGEHNHPYPSQMEPTNNRCRNQTNSAVTASSGPAAPSTTVTLDWTKKPKCSNDSSPKNVMINGNSKMEIPQILVEQMANSLTKDVKFRAALAAAISGQMLHQN, from the exons ATGGATTATGCACCATGGATTAACACTTCATTAGATCTCAACATTAACCCTCAGAGACCTCATCAAGAAGCTCAT AAAAATGGAATGGAAAACAATTTTTTCTCATTAGGGTTGAGGATCTCTTCTCCAAAAGAAGAG TCAAGTGATGTTTTGGTGGAGGAGCTGAAACGAGTGAGTGCAGAAAACAAGAAGCTAACAGGAATGTTGACAGAGATGTGTGAGAATTACAACACACTGAGAAACAACATGATGGAATATATGAAGAAGAATCCAGAAACTAAAGAGGTTATAACTTCgtcaaagaaaagaaaatctgATGAAATAAGCACTAGCAACAACAATCTCATAGGAGTTAACGGAAACAACTCTGAGAGTAGTTCGAGTGATGAAGATCAATCATGCAAGAAACCACGAGAATTAGAAACTTGCATTAAGGCTAAAGTTTCAAGAGTTTATTTCAAGACCGAACCATCTGATTCAAGCCTT ATTGTGAAAGATGGATATCAATGGAGAAAATATGGACAAAAGGTGACAAGAGATAACCCTTCACCAAGAGCTTATTTCAAATGTTCATTCGCTCCGAGCTGCATAGTGAAGAAGAAAGTGCAAAGGAGTGTGGATGATCCATCGGTTACAGTTGCAACATACGAAGGAGAACACAATCATCCTTATCCATCTCAGATGGAGCCGACAAATAATCGTTGTAGGAATCAGACGAACTCGGCAGTAACAGCTTCTTCGGGTCCTGCTGCACCAAGTACAACAGTTACACTTGATTGGACAAAGAAACCTAAGTGTAGCAATGATTCTTCTCCTAAGAATGTGATGATAAATGGTAATTCCAAAATGGAAATACCTCAGATTTTGGTGGAACAAATGGCGAATTCGTTGACCAAAGATGTTAAGTTTAGAGCAGCACTTGCAGCTGCTATATCAGGACAAATGTTGCACCAGAATTAA